Sequence from the Curtobacterium sp. MCLR17_007 genome:
CCGGCGGTGCCGACGTCCGGAACACCCGGCGGTCGAGGTTCCGCGCCCAGGTCACCCGCTCGTCGAAGTAGCGCTGCGTCGGGTTCCGGAGCTCACCGCTCGGCACCAGACCGGTCACGCAGACCACGTCGGCGTCGCGCGCGTACGCGTCGGCGAGCGCCGCGAGCCAGTGCCGGTCGACGACGACGTCGTCGTCGACGAAGGCGACCACGGCACCGGAGGCGAGGGCGAGACCGGCGTTCCGTGCGCGTGAGACGCCGGGTCGGGCCTCCAGGACGTAGTGCAGCCGGTCGTCCCGGAACGACGCGACCACGTCGCGGGTCGCGGTGGTGGTCGGCGCGTTGTCGACGACGAACACCTCGAAGTCGTCGTGTGCGGACGCGAGCACCGAGGCGACGCACCGGCGGACGTCCTCCGGGCGGTCGCGGGTGCCGATGACGACCGACATGCGACCGGTCGGGTCCCCCTGCGGGGTGGCCGGGAGGCTCGTGGCACGCAGGGCGCGCAGCGCCGGTCCCAGCTCGGCCGGGTCCACGTCACCGCTCGCGTCGACCGCGACGTCGACGAAGCCGGCGACCTCGCGGCCGTCGCGGACGAGCAGCCGGGCGCGGTCGAAGCCGTCCGCCCCGGCGAGCTCGACGACGGACGCGGCGAGCGCCGCGGGCCGGTCGATCGCCCCGACCCAGGCGGCGCCGGCCCAGCTGGGGGCGTCCGGCGAGGGCATCGCGGGGGTGATCGTGAGCACGCGGGACGCGGTGGCCTGGTGGTCGGTCATGACCCGATGGTCCGACAGCGTCCGACGGCGACGCAACGACCGGTA
This genomic interval carries:
- a CDS encoding glycosyltransferase; the protein is MTDHQATASRVLTITPAMPSPDAPSWAGAAWVGAIDRPAALAASVVELAGADGFDRARLLVRDGREVAGFVDVAVDASGDVDPAELGPALRALRATSLPATPQGDPTGRMSVVIGTRDRPEDVRRCVASVLASAHDDFEVFVVDNAPTTTATRDVVASFRDDRLHYVLEARPGVSRARNAGLALASGAVVAFVDDDVVVDRHWLAALADAYARDADVVCVTGLVPSGELRNPTQRYFDERVTWARNLDRRVFRTSAPPADLPLFPFSVGAFGTGANMSLRRTAALALGGFDVALGPGTPSRAGEDPDLFTRVLLSGGGLAVEPSAFVWHRHRSDREALRAQALGYGTGLGAWVAKLMTRPRTAVAVLRRAVGALRQLGALGQGNADQVSTAVSAAAGWPVDDEFRAATAGLKRVELVAALGGPWRYVLGRLRSRA